One genomic window of Acidobacteriota bacterium includes the following:
- a CDS encoding TonB-dependent receptor produces the protein MTRVSTFVVVAAVAGFVVASVPASAQSVSIRSPQSVVARAATQGDIQGLVVDTKGRPLAGAMVSALGSTVVFALTGKDGRFRFGALPTGAYTVRIHLDGFVPAPRQMVEVRSSVPALVSVALRSLTDNGSAPSTTRVLAASLLPIDGLPGGAVSGGADVDHDHTEANWRLRHLPRSVLKNVDDARGVVDGGGDAGAAAEAGRSFLGHAFDSSARFASGLFDAMPLTGQVNFVTIGSFNGPADVWSTGAVASAGVAYVSLGAPAGSLGDWAVRGALTQGGMGSWFVAGSLTARHSAEHRFLAGITYSTQHYDRSSALGIPDMSAGSRSVGTVHGSDQWTLSPNVTIGYGVTYSWQDYLSGNGLFSPRLSLTLRPANKYRVRAVAARYVVAPGAEEFLPGAGNGNGVVLPAQRTFSPWSEAEGFRPQRTDHLEVGIERDIAAFVVGFRTFYQRVGDQAGAVFAVAIPDRSVPSLGHYYVATLGDLNARGWSVSLSRAIVGGVRGVVDYSQSTARWDHSPDQSVMALWMGGRGSDQQRLHDLTTSLETDFRPTATRVYVLYKVNTGFARQMTSRGGSGLDTRFDVQVNQALPFLNFTSADWELLVAVCNLFRESNIERSPYDELLVVRPPKRVVGGVRIRF, from the coding sequence ATGACACGCGTATCCACATTCGTGGTCGTGGCGGCCGTCGCCGGATTCGTCGTGGCCAGCGTGCCGGCGTCTGCGCAGTCTGTGTCGATCCGCTCGCCACAGTCCGTCGTGGCGCGCGCGGCGACGCAGGGCGATATCCAGGGGTTGGTGGTCGATACCAAAGGTCGGCCACTTGCCGGTGCCATGGTGTCGGCGCTCGGATCAACGGTCGTGTTTGCGCTCACCGGCAAGGACGGCCGCTTCCGCTTCGGTGCGCTCCCGACCGGTGCGTACACGGTGCGCATCCATCTGGACGGCTTCGTCCCGGCTCCCCGACAGATGGTCGAGGTCCGGTCGAGCGTGCCGGCACTGGTGTCGGTGGCGCTGCGATCACTCACGGACAACGGCTCGGCACCATCGACGACCAGGGTGCTGGCGGCCAGTCTGCTGCCGATCGACGGCCTGCCTGGGGGCGCCGTGAGCGGCGGGGCCGACGTCGATCACGACCACACCGAAGCCAACTGGCGGCTTCGCCACCTGCCGCGCAGCGTGTTGAAGAATGTCGACGACGCCAGGGGAGTGGTCGACGGTGGCGGCGACGCCGGCGCAGCGGCAGAAGCGGGACGGTCGTTCCTCGGCCACGCATTTGATTCGTCGGCCCGGTTTGCATCTGGCCTGTTCGATGCCATGCCGCTGACCGGTCAGGTGAATTTCGTCACCATCGGATCGTTCAATGGTCCAGCAGACGTGTGGTCGACTGGTGCCGTCGCGTCGGCTGGCGTGGCGTACGTCTCGCTTGGAGCGCCGGCTGGTAGCCTCGGCGACTGGGCGGTTCGCGGCGCACTGACGCAAGGGGGAATGGGGTCGTGGTTTGTTGCCGGATCGTTGACCGCGAGGCACTCGGCTGAGCATCGGTTCCTGGCGGGCATCACGTACAGCACGCAGCACTACGATCGGTCGAGCGCGCTGGGCATTCCCGACATGAGCGCCGGATCGCGTTCGGTCGGCACGGTCCACGGGTCCGACCAGTGGACACTCTCGCCCAACGTCACCATCGGCTACGGCGTGACCTATTCGTGGCAGGATTATCTCAGCGGAAACGGCTTATTCAGCCCGCGTCTCTCGCTGACCCTTCGTCCCGCCAATAAGTACCGCGTCCGTGCCGTCGCTGCTCGTTACGTGGTCGCGCCAGGCGCCGAGGAGTTCCTCCCGGGTGCCGGCAACGGCAACGGCGTGGTGCTGCCTGCGCAGCGGACCTTCTCTCCCTGGTCAGAGGCCGAGGGATTCCGGCCGCAACGTACGGATCATCTCGAGGTCGGGATCGAACGCGATATCGCCGCGTTTGTCGTGGGGTTCCGCACCTTCTACCAGCGCGTCGGGGATCAGGCCGGGGCGGTGTTTGCGGTCGCGATTCCAGACCGATCGGTGCCGAGTCTTGGTCACTACTACGTGGCCACGCTTGGCGACCTGAATGCTCGCGGATGGAGTGTCAGTCTGAGCCGCGCGATCGTCGGCGGCGTGCGAGGTGTGGTGGACTATTCCCAGTCAACCGCACGCTGGGACCACTCGCCCGACCAATCCGTGATGGCCCTCTGGATGGGAGGCCGGGGCAGCGACCAGCAGCGCCTCCATGATTTGACCACGTCGCTTGAAACCGACTTCCGGCCGACCGCCACCCGTGTCTACGTGCTGTACAAAGTGAACACCGGATTCGCGCGCCAGATGACCTCGCGCGGCGGCTCGGGCCTCGACACCAGGTTCGACGTTCAGGTGAACCAGGCTCTGCCGTTCCTGAATTTCACATCAGCCGACTGGGAGCTGCTCGTCGCGGTGTGCAACCTGTTCCGCGAGTCGAACATCGAACGTTCCCCCTACGACGAACTACTGGTCGTGAGGCCGCCTAAGCGTGTCGTCGGTGGCGTCCGGATCCGGTTCTGA
- a CDS encoding methylmalonyl-CoA mutase family protein, translating to MIDRPPQPDSSRAAGDRPVADIGYPGEFPYTRGIQPTMYRGRLWTMRQYAGFGTARQSNQRYRYLLAQGVTGLSVAFDLPTQIGYDSDSPLALGEVGKVGVAIDSIEDMADLFDGIPLGRVSTSMTINATASTLLALYIAVARRQGVPASALSGTVQNDILKEYVARGTYIFPPRPSLRLVTDIFAFCEREVPNWNTISISGYHIREAGSTAVQEVAFTLANAIAYVQAAVDAGLDVNSVGQRVSFFFNAHNDFLEEIAKFRAARRLWATIMRDRFHATHPRAQAMRFHTQTAGSTLAAQQPDNNIVRVAIQALAAVMGGTQSLHCNSRDEALALPTETSAAIALRTQQVIAHETGVANSVDPVGGSFVVEALTDRIEREAREIIETIDRLGGTLAAIDTGFVQRAIQDAAYQAQKAIDSGDAVVVGVNRFMSTDPVNIETLQIDPTVEREQVDRLCQLRSSRSACDWRAALDVVSLAAASGDNLMPPLIAAVEAKATVGEISDTLRQQFGEYRENV from the coding sequence ATGATCGATCGTCCGCCCCAACCTGATTCCTCACGTGCGGCCGGCGACCGCCCGGTGGCCGACATCGGCTATCCCGGCGAGTTTCCCTATACGCGCGGCATCCAGCCGACGATGTACCGCGGCCGCCTGTGGACGATGAGGCAGTACGCCGGGTTTGGCACCGCGCGACAGTCGAACCAGCGGTACCGCTACCTGCTCGCCCAGGGCGTCACAGGTCTGAGCGTCGCCTTCGATCTGCCCACGCAGATCGGGTACGACTCGGACAGCCCGCTGGCGCTTGGCGAGGTTGGCAAAGTCGGCGTGGCCATCGACTCGATCGAGGACATGGCCGATCTGTTCGATGGCATTCCGCTCGGCCGCGTGTCGACGTCGATGACGATCAACGCGACCGCGAGCACGCTGCTGGCGCTCTACATCGCCGTCGCGAGGCGGCAGGGTGTGCCGGCGAGCGCCCTCTCGGGCACGGTGCAGAACGACATTCTCAAAGAGTACGTGGCCCGAGGCACGTACATCTTCCCTCCCCGCCCATCCCTGCGCCTTGTGACCGACATCTTCGCGTTCTGCGAACGCGAGGTACCCAACTGGAACACGATTTCCATCAGCGGGTATCACATCAGGGAGGCCGGTTCGACGGCCGTCCAGGAGGTGGCGTTCACGCTCGCCAACGCGATTGCCTACGTGCAGGCCGCGGTCGACGCCGGGCTCGACGTCAACAGCGTCGGCCAGCGCGTGTCGTTCTTCTTCAATGCTCACAACGACTTCCTGGAGGAAATCGCGAAGTTCCGCGCGGCGCGCCGACTGTGGGCCACCATCATGCGTGACAGGTTCCACGCGACCCACCCCCGCGCCCAGGCCATGCGCTTCCACACGCAGACGGCGGGCAGCACGCTGGCCGCGCAGCAGCCGGACAACAACATCGTGCGCGTGGCCATCCAGGCGCTGGCGGCGGTGATGGGCGGCACGCAGTCTCTGCACTGCAACAGTCGAGACGAGGCGCTCGCGTTGCCGACCGAGACGTCGGCCGCCATCGCGCTTCGCACGCAGCAGGTCATTGCGCACGAGACCGGTGTCGCCAACTCGGTGGACCCGGTCGGCGGTTCGTTCGTCGTGGAGGCGTTGACGGATCGGATCGAACGCGAGGCCCGGGAGATCATCGAGACGATCGACCGGCTCGGGGGGACGCTCGCGGCCATTGATACCGGGTTCGTCCAGCGCGCGATCCAGGACGCCGCATATCAGGCTCAGAAGGCCATCGACAGCGGCGATGCGGTCGTCGTGGGCGTCAACCGATTCATGTCGACCGACCCGGTGAACATTGAGACGCTGCAGATTGATCCGACTGTTGAGCGCGAGCAGGTCGATCGGCTGTGCCAGTTACGGTCCAGCCGCAGTGCGTGCGACTGGCGCGCCGCGCTCGACGTGGTGTCGCTCGCCGCGGCGTCAGGCGACAATCTGATGCCGCCCCTGATCGCGGCGGTCGAAGCGAAGGCCACCGTCGGCGAGATATCAGACACACTGCGACAGCAGTTCGGTGAATACCGGGAAAATGTCTAA
- a CDS encoding ATP-binding cassette domain-containing protein, whose product MMALVDLRGLVKAFSRRATPFSRSSVVRAVDGVSFVVDEGETFGLVGESGSGKTTTGRCMLRLIEPTSGQFLFGSRDVFALKAADMRAARRDMQMVFQDPYASLNPRMRAGTIVEEGLVIHGVGTKQERRDRVRELFALVGLDETHLERYPHEFSGGQRQRIGLARALALRPSLLVADEPVSALDVSIQAQIINLFMELQQALALTLIFIAHDLRLVRHLCTRVAVMYRGRIVEMGRTDDVFREPAHPYTRALLSAVPDPDPRTQPQRVSFDVAAADLGAPLRDVAPGHQAAI is encoded by the coding sequence ATGATGGCGCTCGTCGACCTGCGCGGACTCGTGAAGGCGTTCTCACGGCGGGCGACGCCCTTCAGCCGGTCGTCCGTCGTGCGTGCCGTCGATGGCGTGAGCTTTGTCGTGGACGAGGGCGAGACGTTCGGCCTGGTCGGCGAGTCGGGCAGTGGCAAGACCACGACCGGCCGGTGCATGCTCCGCCTGATCGAGCCGACCTCGGGACAGTTTCTATTCGGAAGCCGGGACGTCTTCGCGTTGAAGGCGGCCGACATGCGCGCCGCCCGTCGCGACATGCAGATGGTCTTTCAGGACCCCTATGCCTCGCTCAACCCGCGGATGCGCGCCGGTACGATTGTCGAAGAAGGGCTCGTCATCCACGGCGTCGGGACCAAGCAGGAGCGGCGGGATCGCGTACGGGAACTGTTCGCACTGGTCGGGCTGGATGAGACGCACCTCGAACGCTATCCTCATGAGTTCAGCGGGGGCCAACGTCAGCGCATCGGCCTGGCGCGCGCGCTGGCGCTCCGGCCGTCGTTGCTCGTCGCCGACGAGCCCGTGTCCGCACTCGACGTGTCAATCCAGGCGCAGATTATCAACCTGTTCATGGAGCTTCAGCAGGCACTTGCGCTGACCTTGATCTTCATCGCCCACGATCTCCGGCTGGTGCGCCACCTCTGCACGCGTGTGGCGGTGATGTACCGCGGCCGGATCGTGGAGATGGGCCGCACCGACGACGTGTTCCGTGAGCCTGCACATCCCTACACGCGGGCGCTGCTCTCGGCGGTGCCCGATCCGGACCCTCGGACGCAACCGCAGCGGGTGAGCTTCGACGTGGCTGCGGCCGACCTGGGAGCGCCACTGCGCGACGTCGCGCCGGGCCACCAGGCCGCCATCTAA
- a CDS encoding ABC transporter ATP-binding protein produces MIETQDLWKTYVMGTEEIHALRGVDISIERGEYVAIMGPSGSGKSTLMNLIGCLDTPSKGSYLLNNKQVGQMNDDELARIRNEEIGFVFQTFNLLPRATALHNVELPLVYAGVPSRDRLVRAKAAMDKVELSDRMTHRPNQLSGGQRQRVAIARALVNNPSILLADEPTGNLDSKTGAEIMGLFDRLSSAGNTIILVTHEADIADHARRVIHLRDGQVEQDASGPHRKSVASSQ; encoded by the coding sequence CTGATCGAAACACAGGATCTCTGGAAAACCTACGTGATGGGCACCGAGGAGATTCACGCGTTGCGTGGCGTGGATATCTCCATCGAGCGGGGAGAATACGTGGCCATCATGGGACCGTCCGGTTCGGGCAAGTCCACGCTCATGAACCTGATCGGCTGTCTCGACACCCCGAGCAAGGGCAGTTACCTGTTGAACAACAAGCAGGTCGGCCAGATGAACGACGATGAACTGGCCAGGATCCGGAATGAGGAAATTGGCTTCGTCTTCCAGACATTCAACCTCCTGCCGCGAGCGACAGCCCTCCACAACGTCGAGTTGCCGCTTGTGTATGCCGGCGTGCCGTCCCGGGACCGCCTGGTTCGTGCCAAGGCGGCGATGGACAAGGTGGAGTTGTCCGACCGGATGACCCACCGCCCGAATCAGTTATCGGGCGGACAGCGCCAGCGCGTGGCCATTGCGCGGGCGCTGGTGAACAACCCGTCGATCCTGCTGGCCGACGAGCCGACGGGCAACCTGGATTCGAAGACCGGCGCTGAAATCATGGGGCTCTTCGACCGGTTGTCGTCGGCCGGCAACACGATCATTCTCGTGACGCATGAGGCCGACATCGCCGACCACGCCCGACGCGTGATTCACCTCCGCGACGGCCAGGTCGAGCAGGATGCCAGCGGGCCGCATAGGAAGAGCGTAGCCAGTAGCCAGTAG
- a CDS encoding ATP-binding protein, with amino-acid sequence MRADDSRKSAVGHSTPSALGWIAALAIVAVLLALGAANIVARATWHEVEDGVLWVPRSQGVTAADLAGGSAASRAGLRAGDVLVAIDGQPVDSPADVVDVAHRAKPGSLVTYTLLRLGTREMIQVQLAPVPQGNSVLYYVLAAVGVFTLVVGAAVRLRRPGNQSSLHFFWLSVAFFGVFAFSPAGRFNHLDWVFYWADEISMLALGPMLFHFSLVFPDRSGSWVRTTLGTRLLPLVYLPALLMGTTRVVAIARLYDNEMGYDRIISALDRFDPLYFGLFLACGFVVLARALTQVRSVTARRQLRWIVWGTVLGGGPFTVGYALPFALGAVPSVRMELLAIPLGLIPLAFASAIVRYRLMDVEVIVKRSLVYVAAVAAIVAIYALLLRVAGWLFLENGSQTNTIIAVLATLVMVLLARPVKDGIQTVLDRAFYRDRYDYRRALVGFARDLSTDLDIDRLGDRLVARITETLVIDRMALMLVDEAAGAFRALRAHGFVGQPPELGVDSGIGARLVAGHVIALDDPLSQRRFALDEIGHWRDQGVHYFIPCVSKQTTIALLALGRKERAEPLSSEDMALLVAVAAQVATALENGRLYQQLKQQASEVERMRQFNENILESLDNGLAVVDANDRVVRWNRSLERVYDLRRDEAIGQRLEDLFSPALIDALRAARRDSPSGTALYRIPLGSPRGRADKGLLVNIAVVPLQGDKAGAPIEGSILVFEDVTARARLEEQLQISDKMASIGLLAAGVAHEVNTPLTGISSYTQMLLERANPDDPDTKLLEKIERQTFRAAKIVNGLLTLARGGQAPTEHAPTDINGVINDVLALLEHQLKAVNIQLRRDLSSVPPVVMGMEHKLQQVFLNLFINARDAMPRGGWLSITTCTRGDEAVIEVSDTGAGIQAEHLARIYDPFFTTKSLGEGTGLGLSITYGIVHEHDGTITCDSRVGEGTRFTMILPLAQGASRVAAGGA; translated from the coding sequence ATGCGGGCAGATGATTCCAGGAAGTCCGCGGTTGGGCACTCGACGCCCAGCGCGCTGGGCTGGATTGCTGCCTTGGCGATTGTCGCCGTGCTGCTCGCTCTGGGCGCCGCGAACATCGTGGCTCGCGCGACGTGGCACGAGGTCGAAGACGGCGTGCTCTGGGTGCCACGGTCCCAGGGTGTGACGGCGGCCGATCTGGCCGGCGGTTCAGCCGCGTCACGCGCCGGGCTTCGTGCGGGCGACGTCCTGGTCGCGATCGACGGCCAGCCGGTGGACAGTCCGGCTGACGTCGTCGATGTCGCGCACCGGGCGAAGCCGGGATCGCTTGTCACCTACACGCTGCTGCGCCTCGGCACGCGCGAGATGATTCAGGTGCAGTTGGCTCCCGTTCCGCAGGGCAACAGCGTTCTGTACTACGTGCTTGCCGCGGTGGGTGTGTTTACGCTGGTGGTCGGCGCGGCCGTCAGGCTGCGGCGGCCCGGCAATCAGTCGTCGCTCCACTTCTTCTGGCTCTCGGTCGCGTTCTTCGGCGTGTTCGCATTCTCGCCGGCCGGGCGGTTCAACCACCTCGATTGGGTGTTTTACTGGGCTGACGAGATTTCGATGCTGGCCCTCGGGCCGATGTTGTTCCATTTCAGCCTGGTGTTTCCGGACCGCAGCGGCAGTTGGGTTCGCACCACGCTGGGAACCCGGCTGCTGCCGCTCGTCTATCTGCCCGCGCTCCTGATGGGTACGACGCGAGTGGTCGCGATCGCCAGGCTCTACGACAACGAGATGGGCTATGACCGCATCATCTCCGCGCTCGACCGGTTTGATCCGCTGTATTTCGGACTCTTCCTCGCCTGCGGCTTCGTCGTCCTGGCGCGCGCATTGACGCAAGTGCGCTCGGTGACGGCACGGCGTCAGCTGCGATGGATTGTCTGGGGCACGGTGCTTGGCGGCGGACCGTTTACCGTCGGCTATGCGCTGCCGTTTGCGCTCGGCGCGGTGCCGTCGGTGCGCATGGAATTGCTGGCCATCCCGCTTGGACTGATTCCGCTGGCCTTCGCCTCGGCGATCGTGCGCTATCGCCTGATGGACGTCGAGGTCATCGTCAAACGCAGCCTCGTCTACGTGGCGGCCGTGGCGGCCATCGTCGCGATCTACGCGCTGCTGTTGCGCGTAGCGGGCTGGCTGTTTTTGGAGAACGGGTCGCAGACCAACACGATTATCGCGGTACTCGCCACGCTGGTGATGGTGCTGCTGGCCCGGCCGGTCAAGGACGGCATCCAGACCGTGCTCGATCGGGCGTTCTACCGTGACCGCTACGACTACCGCCGGGCGCTGGTCGGATTTGCGCGCGACCTCTCCACCGATCTCGACATCGATCGTCTCGGCGACCGGCTCGTCGCGCGTATCACCGAGACACTTGTGATCGACCGGATGGCGCTGATGCTCGTCGACGAGGCCGCGGGCGCGTTCCGGGCGCTGCGCGCGCACGGATTCGTGGGTCAGCCGCCGGAGCTGGGCGTCGATTCCGGGATCGGAGCCCGTTTGGTGGCAGGGCATGTCATCGCGCTCGACGACCCGCTTTCACAGCGGCGGTTTGCGCTGGACGAGATCGGGCACTGGCGCGATCAGGGCGTCCACTACTTCATTCCCTGCGTGTCCAAGCAGACAACGATTGCGCTGCTGGCGCTGGGGCGCAAGGAACGCGCCGAACCGCTGAGCAGCGAAGACATGGCGCTGCTGGTGGCCGTGGCGGCACAGGTTGCGACAGCGCTCGAGAACGGCCGCTTGTATCAGCAACTCAAGCAGCAGGCGTCCGAAGTGGAACGCATGCGGCAGTTCAACGAGAACATCCTCGAATCGCTCGACAACGGCCTCGCGGTGGTCGATGCCAACGACCGGGTGGTGAGGTGGAACCGGTCCCTCGAGCGGGTGTACGACCTTCGGCGCGACGAGGCGATCGGGCAACGCCTGGAGGACTTGTTCTCGCCGGCATTGATCGACGCGCTGCGTGCCGCGCGACGGGACAGCCCGTCGGGGACGGCGCTGTACCGCATACCGCTCGGGTCGCCGCGGGGTCGGGCCGACAAGGGCCTGCTCGTCAATATCGCGGTCGTGCCGCTGCAGGGCGATAAAGCCGGCGCGCCGATTGAAGGGTCGATCCTTGTCTTCGAGGACGTGACCGCGCGAGCGCGACTCGAGGAACAGTTACAGATCTCCGACAAGATGGCATCGATCGGCCTGCTGGCCGCGGGCGTGGCGCACGAAGTCAACACGCCGCTGACCGGCATCTCGAGTTACACGCAGATGCTGCTCGAGCGCGCGAATCCGGACGACCCTGACACGAAGCTGCTCGAGAAGATCGAGCGGCAGACGTTCCGCGCGGCCAAGATCGTCAACGGGTTGCTGACGCTGGCCCGAGGCGGCCAGGCGCCCACCGAGCATGCGCCCACCGACATCAACGGCGTCATCAATGACGTGCTGGCGCTGCTCGAGCACCAGTTGAAGGCCGTCAATATCCAGCTGCGCCGCGATCTATCGTCGGTGCCTCCTGTCGTGATGGGGATGGAGCACAAGCTGCAGCAGGTGTTCCTGAATCTGTTCATTAACGCCCGCGACGCCATGCCACGAGGCGGATGGTTGTCGATCACGACGTGCACGCGCGGCGACGAGGCCGTCATCGAGGTCAGCGACACGGGCGCCGGGATCCAGGCCGAACACCTGGCGCGCATCTACGATCCGTTCTTCACCACGAAATCACTGGGAGAGGGGACAGGGCTCGGCCTGTCGATCACCTACGGCATCGTGCACGAACACGACGGCACCATCACGTGCGACAGCCGCGTCGGCGAGGGCACCAGGTTCACGATGATCCTGCCGCTCGCGCAGGGCGCGTCGCGCGTCGCGGCAGGCGGCGCGTAA
- a CDS encoding ABC transporter ATP-binding protein, with amino-acid sequence MSKGHPLLDVRGLTTEFVVSRGGAARTVRAVDGVSLQVRRGETLGLVGESGCGKSVTALSIIRLVQPPGRITGGTIVFEGRDLTTLDEPEMQRVRGARIGFVFQEPMTALNPVFTIGDQIAESLVVHHLATKAAARTRAVELLEAVRIPEPRKRAGDYPHQLSGGMRQRALIAAAISCRPSLLIADEPTTALDVTIQAEILDLLREMQAQFGLGLLLITHDLGVVAHLANRVAVMYAGRIVEEGPTSTVLSRPAHPYTRGLLASLPGSAPGTRLRAIPGSVPDLSALPAGCAFSPRCGDRDARCDQRPPEPTALSPDHHTRCYLYPKAG; translated from the coding sequence ATGTCTAAGGGGCACCCCTTGCTTGACGTGCGCGGCCTGACGACGGAGTTCGTCGTCTCCCGTGGAGGCGCCGCGCGGACGGTGCGTGCCGTCGATGGCGTTAGCCTCCAGGTGCGGCGTGGAGAGACGCTCGGCCTGGTCGGCGAGTCCGGGTGTGGCAAGTCGGTCACGGCGCTCTCCATTATCCGCCTCGTCCAGCCGCCGGGCCGCATCACGGGTGGGACCATCGTCTTCGAGGGACGAGATCTGACGACGCTGGACGAACCAGAGATGCAGCGCGTGCGCGGCGCGCGTATTGGCTTCGTTTTCCAGGAGCCCATGACGGCGCTCAATCCGGTCTTCACGATTGGCGATCAGATCGCCGAATCACTCGTGGTGCACCATCTGGCCACGAAGGCCGCTGCACGCACTCGGGCGGTGGAGTTGCTGGAGGCCGTTCGCATTCCTGAACCGAGGAAACGCGCTGGCGATTATCCGCACCAGCTGTCGGGCGGCATGCGACAGCGGGCGTTGATCGCGGCCGCGATCAGCTGTCGCCCTTCCCTGCTCATCGCTGACGAGCCGACGACCGCGCTCGATGTGACGATTCAGGCTGAGATTCTCGATTTGTTGCGCGAGATGCAGGCACAATTCGGCCTCGGCCTGCTCCTCATCACCCACGATCTTGGCGTGGTCGCCCACCTGGCCAATCGCGTGGCCGTGATGTATGCCGGCCGGATCGTCGAGGAGGGGCCAACATCGACGGTGCTCTCGCGGCCGGCTCATCCGTACACGCGCGGCCTGCTTGCGTCGCTGCCAGGTTCGGCTCCGGGCACGCGGCTCAGGGCGATTCCCGGGTCCGTACCCGATCTGTCTGCGCTGCCGGCCGGATGCGCCTTCTCTCCGCGATGCGGCGATCGGGATGCCCGGTGCGACCAGCGTCCGCCTGAGCCGACCGCGCTCTCTCCTGATCACCACACCCGCTGTTACCTGTATCCGAAGGCTGGATGA
- the eno gene encoding phosphopyruvate hydratase: protein MIIASIHGREILDSRGNPTVEVDVSLEDGAFGRAAVPSGASTGEREALELRDGDQRRYLGKGVLQAVQHVTGEIAGAMVGKDLNQRGLDQLMIALDGTPTKSRLGANALLGVSMAFAKACASSRRIPLYRHYRDLFGQPDAGPWLMPVPMMNILNGGAHADSNVDFQEFMVLPLGLPTFREALRAGVEVFHALRGILKGRKLSTSVGDEGGFAPSVASNVQAVELVLDAIGRAGYKPGRDICIGLDVAASELWVDRTPRSTPWDPPTTHEGTYVFKKSGEAPRSSAQMIALYSDWVGKYPIVSIEDGLAEGDWNGWNVLTRQLGGRVQIVGDDVFVTNPDILKQGIERGIANSILIKLNQIGTVSETLDAIAMAHGAGYTTVISHRSGETEDSTIADLAVATGAGQIKTGSASRTDRIVKYNQLLRIEEELGSHAHYAGRAAIAQLT, encoded by the coding sequence ATGATCATCGCTTCCATCCACGGTCGAGAAATCCTGGATTCACGTGGGAATCCCACGGTTGAAGTCGACGTCAGCCTCGAGGATGGCGCGTTCGGACGGGCGGCGGTTCCCTCTGGCGCGTCGACGGGCGAGCGCGAGGCTCTGGAGCTCCGGGACGGGGACCAGCGGCGCTATCTCGGCAAGGGGGTGCTGCAGGCGGTCCAGCACGTGACCGGCGAGATTGCCGGAGCGATGGTCGGGAAGGACCTGAATCAGCGCGGGCTCGACCAGCTCATGATCGCGCTTGATGGGACGCCCACCAAGAGCCGGCTGGGCGCCAACGCGCTGCTGGGCGTCTCGATGGCGTTTGCGAAGGCGTGCGCCTCGAGCCGGCGCATTCCGCTCTATCGCCACTATCGGGATCTGTTCGGCCAGCCCGACGCTGGCCCGTGGCTGATGCCGGTGCCGATGATGAACATCCTGAACGGCGGCGCTCATGCCGACTCGAACGTGGATTTCCAGGAGTTCATGGTCCTGCCGCTCGGCCTGCCGACCTTCCGCGAGGCGCTGCGCGCCGGGGTCGAGGTGTTCCATGCGCTTCGCGGGATCTTGAAAGGCCGGAAACTCTCGACCAGCGTAGGCGACGAAGGTGGATTTGCGCCCAGCGTCGCCTCCAACGTGCAGGCCGTCGAGCTGGTGCTCGACGCGATCGGGCGGGCGGGCTACAAGCCGGGGCGCGACATCTGCATCGGCCTCGACGTCGCTGCAAGCGAGCTCTGGGTCGATCGGACGCCGCGCTCGACACCGTGGGATCCGCCCACGACGCACGAGGGCACCTACGTATTCAAGAAGTCCGGTGAGGCGCCACGGTCGTCTGCTCAGATGATTGCTCTCTACAGTGACTGGGTTGGCAAGTACCCCATCGTGTCGATCGAGGATGGCCTGGCGGAGGGCGACTGGAACGGGTGGAACGTGCTGACCAGGCAGCTTGGCGGGCGCGTGCAGATCGTGGGTGACGATGTGTTCGTGACCAATCCGGATATCCTGAAACAGGGGATTGAGCGCGGCATCGCGAATTCAATTCTGATCAAGCTCAACCAGATTGGCACCGTCTCCGAAACGCTCGATGCGATCGCGATGGCCCACGGCGCGGGCTATACGACCGTCATTTCGCACAGGTCGGGTGAGACCGAGGATTCGACCATTGCGGATCTGGCGGTGGCAACCGGCGCGGGCCAGATCAAGACGGGGTCGGCCAGCCGCACCGATCGCATCGTGAAGTACAACCAACTGCTGCGGATCGAGGAAGAACTGGGCTCGCACGCGCACTATGCCGGGCGTGCGGCCATTGCGCAGTTGACGTAG